From the Streptomyces pluripotens genome, one window contains:
- a CDS encoding sugar ABC transporter substrate-binding protein, whose product MARFRTWVGIAVAGALSVALAGCSSTGGKRAEDARRAAVAPAGVAVATPRWTFAMITHSGDGDTFWDIVQSGAEQAARKDNVTFLYSHDDEAQQQAQLVDAAVDKKVDGIIVTLAKPEAMKAAVARAEKAGIPVITVNSGSAQSKAFGALTHIGQDESVAGEAVGEELNKRGRKNVLCVLHEQGNVGHEQRCDGIGKTFRGTLRKLYVNGTSMPDVQSAIEAKLQADTSLDAVVTLGAPYADTAVKAKTDAGSRAEIDTFDLNAKVVAGLRNGTLGFAVDQQPYLQGYQAVDLLWLYKYNGDVLGGGKPVLTGPQIVTKDQADALAKYTERGTR is encoded by the coding sequence GTGGCACGGTTTCGGACCTGGGTGGGTATCGCGGTGGCGGGGGCACTGAGTGTGGCCCTCGCCGGATGCAGCAGCACCGGCGGCAAGCGGGCCGAGGATGCCCGTCGGGCCGCCGTCGCCCCGGCAGGGGTGGCGGTGGCCACCCCCCGCTGGACCTTCGCGATGATCACTCATTCAGGTGACGGCGACACCTTCTGGGACATCGTCCAGAGCGGTGCCGAACAGGCAGCCCGGAAGGACAACGTCACCTTCCTCTACTCGCACGACGACGAGGCCCAGCAGCAGGCCCAGCTCGTGGACGCGGCGGTCGACAAGAAGGTCGACGGGATCATCGTGACCCTCGCCAAGCCGGAGGCCATGAAGGCTGCGGTGGCCCGGGCCGAGAAGGCCGGGATCCCGGTGATCACGGTCAACTCCGGCTCGGCGCAGTCCAAGGCCTTCGGTGCCCTCACCCACATCGGCCAGGACGAGTCCGTCGCAGGCGAGGCCGTCGGTGAGGAGCTGAACAAGCGGGGGAGGAAGAACGTCCTGTGCGTGCTGCACGAACAGGGCAACGTGGGTCACGAGCAGCGCTGTGACGGCATCGGCAAGACCTTCCGCGGCACACTGAGGAAGCTGTACGTCAACGGCACCAGCATGCCCGACGTGCAGTCCGCCATCGAGGCCAAGCTGCAGGCCGACACGTCCCTCGACGCGGTCGTCACCCTCGGTGCCCCCTATGCCGACACCGCCGTGAAGGCGAAGACCGACGCGGGCAGCAGGGCGGAGATCGACACCTTCGACCTCAATGCCAAGGTCGTCGCCGGACTCAGGAACGGCACCCTTGGCTTCGCCGTCGACCAGCAGCCCTACCTCCAGGGCTACCAGGCCGTTGACCTGCTGTGGCTGTACAAGTACAACGGCGACGTCCTCGGCGGTGGCAAGCCGGTTCTGACCGGCCCGCAGATCGTCACCAAGGACCAGGCGGACGCGCTGGCGAAATACACCGAGCGGGGCACGCGATGA
- a CDS encoding dihydrofolate reductase family protein, with translation MGKLVSTVFVTLDGVYQAPGGPGEDPSGGFDQGGWSFPYGDDDFGRFIADVFSRAGAFLLGRRTYEIFSAYWPQVTDPADPVASRLNGLPKHVVSSTLTSPGWSGTTVVCGDLAREVTALKERTDGELQVHGSGALVRSLVDLRLLDTLHLLTFPVVLGAGRRLFVEGAVPTRFTHTAGRVTVSGVSIQSYDLSGRPEYGSYELPADA, from the coding sequence ATGGGCAAACTCGTCTCGACCGTCTTCGTCACGCTCGATGGCGTCTACCAGGCACCCGGCGGCCCCGGGGAGGACCCCAGCGGCGGCTTCGACCAGGGCGGCTGGAGCTTTCCGTACGGTGACGACGACTTCGGCCGGTTCATCGCCGACGTCTTCAGCCGTGCGGGCGCCTTCCTGCTCGGCCGCCGTACCTACGAGATCTTCTCGGCCTACTGGCCCCAGGTGACCGACCCGGCCGACCCGGTGGCGTCCCGGCTGAACGGTCTGCCCAAGCACGTCGTGTCCTCCACCCTCACCTCACCCGGCTGGTCCGGCACCACGGTGGTGTGCGGCGATCTGGCCAGGGAGGTCACGGCTCTCAAGGAGAGGACGGACGGCGAACTCCAGGTCCACGGCAGTGGCGCCCTGGTTCGCTCCCTGGTGGACCTGAGACTCCTCGACACCCTGCACCTGCTGACCTTCCCGGTAGTCCTCGGCGCCGGGCGCCGCTTGTTCGTGGAGGGCGCCGTGCCCACCCGCTTCACGCACACCGCAGGGCGGGTCACGGTCTCCGGTGTCTCCATCCAGTCGTACGACCTGTCCGGCCGTCCCGAGTACGGGTCCTACGAACTCCCCGCCGACGCCTGA
- the allB gene encoding allantoinase AllB yields MSDAELVLRSTRVITPEGTRAATVTVSAGRITAVLPYRAEVPAGARLEDVGDHVLLPGLVDTHVHVNDPGRTEWEGFWTATRAAAAGGITTLIDMPLNSLPPTTTVDHLRTKQRVARDKAHVDVGFWGGALPDNATDLRLLHEAGVFGFKAFLSPSGVDEFPHLDQGQLARSLAEIAGFDGLLIVHAEDPDHLASAPQHGGPKYADFLASRPHDAEDTAIAHLLAQAKRLHARVHVLHLSSGDALPLIRAARAEGVRVTVETCPHYLTLTAEEVPDGASEFKCCPPIREAANQDLLWAALADGTIDCVVTDHSPSTVDLKTEDFATAWGGISGLQLSLPAVWTEARRRGHGLEDVVRWMSTRTAALAGLGQKGAIEVGRDADFAVFAPDETFAVDPARLQHRNRVTAYAGKTLYGVVKSTWLRGERIVAGGEFTAPSGILLTRPQ; encoded by the coding sequence GTGTCCGACGCTGAGCTGGTGCTGCGCTCGACGCGCGTCATCACACCAGAAGGGACGCGGGCCGCCACGGTCACCGTGTCCGCCGGGAGGATCACGGCCGTCCTGCCGTACCGCGCCGAGGTCCCGGCCGGGGCCAGGCTGGAGGACGTCGGTGACCACGTCCTGCTGCCCGGCCTGGTCGACACCCACGTGCACGTCAACGATCCGGGCCGCACCGAGTGGGAGGGCTTCTGGACCGCCACGCGCGCGGCGGCGGCCGGGGGCATCACCACCCTGATCGACATGCCGCTCAACTCGCTCCCGCCGACCACCACGGTCGACCACCTGCGCACCAAGCAGCGGGTGGCGCGGGACAAGGCGCACGTCGACGTCGGTTTCTGGGGAGGCGCGCTGCCCGACAACGCAACGGACCTGCGTCTGCTGCACGAGGCCGGCGTCTTCGGCTTCAAGGCCTTCCTGTCACCGTCCGGGGTGGACGAGTTCCCGCACCTGGACCAGGGTCAGCTCGCCCGGTCACTGGCGGAGATCGCCGGTTTCGACGGCCTGTTGATCGTGCACGCCGAGGACCCGGACCACCTGGCCTCGGCCCCGCAGCACGGTGGCCCCAAGTACGCCGACTTCCTCGCCTCCCGCCCGCACGACGCCGAGGACACGGCCATCGCGCATCTCCTCGCGCAGGCGAAACGCCTGCATGCGCGGGTGCACGTGCTGCACCTGTCCTCCGGTGACGCGCTCCCGCTGATCCGCGCCGCCCGGGCCGAGGGAGTCCGCGTCACCGTGGAGACCTGTCCGCACTACCTCACCCTCACGGCCGAGGAGGTCCCGGACGGCGCCAGCGAGTTCAAGTGCTGCCCGCCGATCCGTGAGGCGGCCAACCAGGACCTGCTCTGGGCGGCGCTGGCCGACGGCACCATCGACTGCGTGGTCACCGACCACTCGCCCTCCACCGTCGACCTGAAGACCGAGGACTTCGCCACCGCCTGGGGCGGTATTTCCGGCCTCCAGCTGAGTCTCCCCGCGGTGTGGACCGAGGCCCGCAGGCGCGGGCACGGCCTGGAGGACGTCGTCCGCTGGATGTCCACGCGGACCGCCGCCCTGGCAGGCCTGGGCCAGAAGGGCGCGATCGAGGTCGGGCGCGACGCCGACTTCGCCGTCTTCGCCCCGGACGAGACCTTCGCCGTCGACCCGGCCCGCCTGCAGCACCGCAACCGGGTCACCGCGTACGCCGGAAAGACCCTGTACGGCGTCGTGAAGTCCACCTGGTTGCGTGGTGAGCGCATCGTGGCCGGGGGCGAGTTCACCGCGCCGAGCGGCATCCTGCTCACCCGCCCCCAGTGA
- a CDS encoding nucleotidyltransferase family protein: MTDNRELQADVAGLLLAAGGGRRLGGRPKALLRHRGRPLVEHAVGVLRAAGCGRIHVVLGARSDEVREHAELSDCVLVDNPDWTEGMGSSLRAGLASLAGTGARAALVSLVDQPGIGPAAATRVLGAFEDEKTLASAAYDGVRGHPVLFGAAHWKGITATATGDRGARAYLKEHAGTVRLVECADVADPYDIDTEADLAHLE; encoded by the coding sequence ATGACGGACAACCGGGAGCTTCAGGCGGATGTCGCCGGGCTACTGCTCGCCGCCGGCGGGGGCAGACGGCTCGGCGGGCGACCCAAGGCACTGCTCCGACACCGGGGGCGGCCCCTGGTCGAGCACGCAGTCGGGGTGCTGCGCGCGGCCGGGTGCGGACGGATCCACGTGGTGCTGGGCGCACGATCGGACGAGGTGAGGGAGCACGCCGAACTGAGCGACTGCGTACTCGTGGACAACCCGGACTGGACGGAGGGCATGGGCAGCTCACTGCGCGCCGGGCTGGCATCGCTCGCCGGTACCGGCGCACGGGCAGCCTTGGTGAGCCTGGTGGACCAGCCCGGCATCGGGCCGGCGGCAGCCACCCGGGTGCTCGGCGCTTTCGAGGACGAGAAGACGCTGGCCTCGGCCGCCTACGACGGGGTACGCGGCCACCCCGTGCTGTTCGGCGCGGCGCACTGGAAGGGCATCACGGCGACTGCCACCGGGGACCGCGGCGCCCGCGCCTACCTGAAGGAGCACGCGGGGACAGTCAGACTCGTGGAATGTGCGGACGTGGCCGATCCGTACGACATCGACACCGAGGCCGATCTGGCCCACCTTGAGTGA
- the alc gene encoding allantoicase, with translation MTAQQQSGWAGFTGDANPYGGGDPYADYRTADFPFTRYANLADRQLGAGVIAANDEFFAQRENLLVPGRAEFDPEHFGHKGKVMDGWETRRRRGGSAGHPWPAAEDHDWALVRLGAPGVIRGIVVDTAHFRGNYPQAVSIEGTSVPDSPSPEELLGDDVKWTTLVPRTPVGGHAANGFEVTVEQRFTHLRVNQHPDGGIARLRVYGEVVPDPQWLSTLGTFDVVALENGGRVEDASDLFYSPATNTIQPGRSRKMDDGWETRRRRDRGNDWICYRLVAQSRIRAVEIDTAYLKGNSAGWASVSVRDGQGGEWCEILPRTRLQPDTAHRFVLPQPAVGTHARMDIYPDGGISRLRLFGSLTEEGAHRLVVRHQELGG, from the coding sequence GTGACGGCGCAGCAACAGTCAGGTTGGGCCGGCTTCACCGGCGACGCGAACCCCTATGGAGGAGGGGACCCGTACGCGGACTACCGCACCGCCGACTTCCCCTTCACCCGGTACGCCAACCTCGCCGACCGGCAGCTCGGCGCCGGCGTTATTGCCGCCAACGACGAGTTCTTCGCCCAGCGCGAGAACCTGCTGGTGCCCGGGCGGGCCGAGTTCGACCCCGAACACTTCGGGCACAAGGGCAAGGTCATGGACGGCTGGGAGACGCGCCGCCGGCGCGGTGGCTCCGCCGGGCACCCCTGGCCGGCGGCAGAGGACCACGACTGGGCGCTGGTCCGCCTGGGCGCGCCCGGCGTGATCCGCGGGATCGTCGTGGACACCGCCCACTTCCGTGGCAACTACCCGCAGGCGGTGTCCATCGAGGGCACGTCGGTGCCGGACTCCCCGTCCCCGGAGGAACTTCTCGGCGACGACGTGAAGTGGACCACCCTGGTGCCGCGCACCCCCGTCGGCGGACATGCGGCGAACGGCTTCGAGGTCACCGTGGAACAGCGTTTCACGCACCTGCGTGTCAACCAGCACCCCGACGGCGGCATCGCCCGCCTGCGCGTGTACGGCGAAGTCGTCCCGGACCCGCAGTGGCTGAGCACGCTCGGCACCTTCGACGTCGTCGCCCTGGAGAACGGAGGCCGGGTCGAGGACGCCTCCGACCTCTTCTACTCCCCGGCCACCAACACCATTCAGCCGGGCCGCTCCCGCAAGATGGACGACGGCTGGGAGACCCGCCGCCGCCGCGACCGGGGCAACGACTGGATCTGCTACCGGCTGGTGGCCCAGTCCCGGATCCGCGCGGTCGAGATCGACACGGCCTACCTGAAGGGCAACAGCGCCGGCTGGGCCTCGGTCTCCGTGCGGGACGGCCAGGGCGGCGAGTGGTGCGAGATCCTTCCCCGTACCCGGCTCCAGCCCGACACCGCCCACCGCTTCGTGCTGCCGCAACCGGCCGTCGGCACGCACGCGCGCATGGACATCTACCCCGACGGCGGCATCTCCCGCCTGCGGCTGTTCGGTTCCCTCACTGAGGAGGGCGCGCACCGCCTCGTGGTCCGCCACCAGGAACTCGGTGGCTGA
- a CDS encoding GntR family transcriptional regulator, with protein sequence MALDLHVDRSSPVPLYFQLSQQLEAAIEQGSLTPGSLLGNEIELAARLGLSRPTVRQAIQSLVDKGLLVRRRGVGTQVVHSQVKRPLELSSLYDDLEAAGQRPATEVLVNAVVPASATVAAALGVVEGGDVQRVERLRLAHGEPMAYLVNHLPPGLLDLDTAQLEATGLYRLMRSAGITLHSARQSIGARGASAAEAERLAEAEGAPLLTMQRTTFDDTGRAVEFGDHLYRPTRYSFEFQLLVRP encoded by the coding sequence GTGGCGCTCGACCTTCATGTGGACCGTAGCTCGCCGGTGCCGTTGTACTTCCAGCTCTCCCAGCAGTTGGAGGCCGCCATCGAGCAGGGCAGTCTCACCCCGGGCAGCCTGCTGGGCAACGAGATCGAGCTGGCGGCGCGGCTCGGCCTGTCCCGGCCCACCGTCCGCCAGGCCATCCAGTCCCTCGTCGACAAGGGCCTGCTCGTTCGTCGCCGGGGCGTCGGCACCCAGGTCGTGCACAGCCAGGTCAAGCGCCCGCTGGAGCTGAGCAGTCTCTACGACGACCTGGAGGCGGCTGGCCAGCGCCCCGCGACCGAGGTCCTGGTCAACGCCGTCGTCCCGGCCTCCGCCACGGTGGCCGCCGCCCTCGGTGTCGTGGAGGGCGGTGACGTCCAGCGCGTCGAGCGGCTCCGGCTCGCCCACGGTGAACCGATGGCCTACCTGGTCAACCACCTGCCGCCCGGTCTGCTCGACCTGGACACCGCCCAGCTGGAGGCCACCGGCCTGTACCGTTTGATGCGCTCCGCCGGGATCACCCTGCACAGCGCCCGCCAGTCCATCGGTGCCCGCGGTGCCTCGGCCGCGGAGGCCGAGCGGCTGGCCGAGGCTGAAGGTGCCCCGCTGCTCACCATGCAGCGCACCACCTTCGACGACACCGGCCGTGCGGTCGAGTTCGGCGACCACCTTTACCGCCCGACCCGCTACTCATTCGAGTTCCAGCTGCTCGTACGTCCCTGA
- a CDS encoding AIM24 family protein: MTLQQEIVGNAMQMAVVNLYPGQTVYCEAGKFLFKTTNVTMETRLSGPSGNGGQQAQGGGMGGLLRQAMGTAMQVGQRVLAGESLAFQYFTAQGGQGTVGFAGVLPGEMRALELDGTNAWFAEKDAFVAAESTVDFGIAFAGGRTGMSGGEGFVLEKFTGHGTVIIAGAGNFIDLNPADFGGRIEVDTGCVVAFEEGVQYGVQRVGGLNRQGIMNAVFGGEGLSLATLEGNGRVILQSLTIESLANALRKAQGGDKQGPTGGLFSTHTG; the protein is encoded by the coding sequence GTGACCCTTCAGCAAGAGATCGTCGGCAACGCCATGCAGATGGCGGTCGTCAACCTGTACCCCGGTCAGACCGTGTACTGCGAGGCCGGGAAGTTCCTGTTCAAGACGACGAACGTGACCATGGAGACGCGGTTGTCCGGCCCGTCCGGCAACGGCGGGCAGCAGGCCCAGGGGGGTGGTATGGGCGGCCTGTTGCGCCAGGCCATGGGTACCGCCATGCAGGTCGGCCAGCGGGTGCTCGCCGGCGAGTCGCTGGCGTTCCAGTACTTCACTGCCCAGGGCGGCCAGGGCACCGTCGGCTTCGCGGGTGTGCTCCCCGGCGAGATGCGTGCGCTGGAACTCGATGGCACGAACGCGTGGTTCGCCGAGAAGGACGCCTTCGTGGCTGCGGAGTCCACCGTGGACTTCGGCATCGCCTTCGCGGGAGGCCGTACCGGCATGAGCGGCGGTGAGGGTTTCGTCCTGGAGAAGTTCACCGGGCACGGCACGGTGATCATCGCCGGCGCGGGCAACTTCATCGACCTGAACCCGGCCGACTTCGGCGGCCGCATCGAGGTCGACACCGGCTGTGTCGTCGCCTTCGAGGAGGGCGTCCAGTACGGCGTCCAGCGTGTCGGCGGCCTCAACCGCCAAGGGATCATGAACGCCGTCTTCGGAGGCGAGGGCCTGTCCCTGGCCACCTTGGAGGGCAACGGCAGGGTGATCCTTCAGTCGCTCACCATCGAGAGCCTCGCCAATGCCCTGAGGAAGGCCCAGGGCGGCGACAAGCAGGGCCCGACCGGCGGACTGTTCTCCACGCACACCGGCTGA
- a CDS encoding Gfo/Idh/MocA family protein: MRIGVIGTGRIGTLHARTLHRHREVGSLILTDADPARAQALAHRLGETAAPGTDEIFKWGVDAVVITTATAAHAELIGRAARSGLPVFCEKPIALDLPGTLHALAEVEKAGTILQMGFQRRFDAGYAGAREAVRAGRLGRLHTVRALTCDQSPPPAPWLPLSGGLFRDTLIHDFDILRWVTGREVASVYAVGSDRGPAMFREAGDVDTGAALLTLDDGTLAVATAARLNGAGYDVRMELAGERDTVVVGLDDRTPLASTEPTGPPPADKPWTGFPERFGPAYEAELAAFVELVCGERPNPCDGREALQALRIAEACEISRQERRPVSPAEIPDR, encoded by the coding sequence ATGCGCATCGGGGTCATCGGTACGGGCCGCATCGGCACCCTTCACGCGAGGACGCTCCATCGCCACCGCGAGGTCGGATCCCTGATCCTGACGGACGCGGATCCGGCGCGGGCCCAAGCGCTGGCACACCGGCTCGGCGAAACCGCGGCGCCGGGCACCGACGAGATCTTCAAGTGGGGTGTGGACGCCGTGGTGATCACCACGGCCACAGCAGCCCATGCCGAACTGATCGGTCGGGCGGCCCGATCGGGCCTTCCGGTCTTCTGCGAGAAGCCGATTGCGCTGGACCTGCCGGGCACACTGCACGCGCTCGCCGAGGTCGAGAAGGCCGGCACGATCCTCCAGATGGGCTTCCAGCGGCGATTCGACGCGGGGTACGCCGGCGCCCGGGAGGCCGTGCGCGCGGGACGACTCGGACGGCTGCACACCGTACGGGCCCTCACGTGTGACCAGTCCCCTCCCCCGGCACCGTGGCTGCCGCTGTCCGGCGGGCTGTTCCGGGACACGCTGATCCACGACTTCGACATACTGCGGTGGGTGACCGGCCGGGAGGTGGCCTCCGTGTACGCGGTCGGCTCCGACCGCGGCCCCGCGATGTTCCGCGAGGCCGGTGACGTCGACACGGGCGCGGCACTACTGACCCTGGACGACGGCACGCTGGCCGTGGCGACCGCAGCCCGACTCAACGGCGCGGGCTACGACGTCCGCATGGAGCTGGCCGGCGAACGGGACACGGTGGTGGTGGGGCTGGACGACCGCACCCCGCTGGCGTCCACCGAGCCGACCGGACCGCCCCCCGCGGACAAGCCGTGGACCGGCTTCCCGGAGCGGTTCGGCCCCGCGTACGAGGCCGAACTGGCCGCCTTTGTCGAGCTGGTGTGCGGCGAGCGGCCCAATCCGTGCGACGGCCGCGAGGCGCTGCAGGCACTGCGGATCGCCGAGGCCTGCGAAATCTCCCGGCAGGAACGGCGGCCGGTGTCACCGGCCGAGATCCCGGACCGGTAG
- a CDS encoding ABC transporter permease, whose product MTATTDETTDERVLRISPPKRLLSRPELGSVVGALAVFAFFALAADGFLRASSLSTVLYASSAIGIMAVPVALLMIGGEFDLSAGVLVTSSALVSSMFSYQMTANAWVGVGVSLLVTLAVGAFNGFMLTRTGLPSFIVTLGTFLMLAGMNLGFTKLIDGTVSTKTIADMEGFASAREVFASTLTVGGVDVKVTIVWWLGLVALASWILLRTRAGNWIFAVGGNADAARAVGVPVAKTKTGLYLGVAFGAWVLGQHLLFSFDAIQSGEGVGNELIYIIAAVIGGCLITGGHGSAVGSAVGALLFGMTSKGIVFAEWNPDWFKFFLGAMLLLATLLNTWVRKRAEAAK is encoded by the coding sequence ATGACCGCGACGACTGATGAGACGACTGATGAAAGGGTTCTGCGGATCTCGCCGCCGAAGCGGCTGCTCTCCCGTCCCGAGCTCGGCTCCGTCGTCGGCGCGCTCGCCGTCTTCGCCTTCTTCGCCCTCGCCGCCGACGGCTTCCTACGTGCCTCCAGCCTCAGCACGGTCCTGTACGCCTCCTCGGCCATCGGCATCATGGCCGTGCCCGTGGCCCTGCTGATGATCGGCGGAGAGTTCGACCTGTCGGCGGGCGTCCTGGTGACGTCCTCGGCGCTGGTCTCCTCGATGTTCAGCTACCAGATGACGGCGAACGCCTGGGTCGGTGTCGGGGTGTCCCTGCTGGTCACACTGGCCGTCGGCGCCTTCAACGGCTTCATGCTGACCCGCACCGGGCTGCCCAGTTTCATCGTCACCCTAGGCACTTTCCTGATGCTGGCCGGCATGAACCTCGGCTTCACCAAGCTGATCGACGGCACCGTCTCCACCAAGACCATCGCCGACATGGAGGGTTTCGCGAGCGCCCGCGAGGTCTTCGCCTCGACGCTCACCGTCGGCGGCGTCGACGTCAAGGTCACCATCGTGTGGTGGCTCGGCCTGGTCGCCCTCGCCTCCTGGATCCTGCTGCGCACCCGCGCCGGCAACTGGATCTTCGCCGTCGGCGGCAACGCGGACGCGGCCCGCGCGGTCGGTGTCCCGGTCGCGAAGACCAAGACCGGTCTCTACCTGGGCGTCGCCTTCGGCGCCTGGGTCCTGGGCCAGCACCTGCTCTTCTCCTTCGACGCAATCCAGTCCGGCGAGGGCGTCGGCAACGAGCTGATCTACATCATCGCCGCCGTGATCGGCGGCTGTCTGATCACCGGCGGCCACGGCAGCGCGGTCGGCTCGGCGGTGGGCGCGCTCCTGTTCGGCATGACCAGCAAGGGCATCGTCTTCGCCGAGTGGAACCCCGACTGGTTCAAGTTCTTCCTCGGAGCGATGCTGCTCCTCGCGACCCTGCTCAACACCTGGGTCCGCAAGCGCGCGGAGGCGGCGAAATGA
- a CDS encoding DUF5955 family protein yields the protein MAGSDGDPRTAELWTAVSRLRRELAAHPAEFPDRDIAEDELAALAAMASGGVLLEIPRLRGSLLLIAGAIGSVSALARGLSEVREAVDLFGQPSREG from the coding sequence ATGGCCGGCAGCGACGGGGATCCGAGGACGGCGGAGCTGTGGACCGCAGTGTCCCGGCTGCGCCGCGAACTCGCCGCGCATCCAGCGGAGTTCCCCGACCGGGACATAGCCGAGGACGAACTGGCCGCGTTGGCCGCGATGGCCTCCGGTGGTGTGCTGCTGGAGATACCGCGGTTGCGCGGGTCGCTGTTACTGATCGCCGGGGCGATCGGTTCGGTCAGTGCCTTGGCCCGAGGGCTGTCCGAGGTGCGGGAGGCGGTGGACCTGTTCGGACAGCCGTCGCGGGAGGGCTGA
- a CDS encoding IclR family transcriptional regulator yields the protein MPRSSASTTDSAKSSAGGVQSLERAFDLLERMADAGGEVGLSELSATSGLPLPTIHRLMRTLVACGYVRQQPNRRYALGPRLIRLGESASRLLGTWARPYLARLVEETGETANMALLDGDEIVYVAQVPSKHSMRMFTEVGRRVLPHSTGVGKALLAGVPDNEVRALLTRTGMPAATEKTITTPDGFLAALEDVRQLGYAVDDNEQEIGVRCLAVPVPESPTAAAISISGPAGRVTEAATEKIVPVLQQVALELSQALAGSGA from the coding sequence GTGCCGAGGTCCAGCGCCAGCACCACCGACTCCGCCAAATCCTCCGCCGGCGGGGTCCAGTCCCTGGAGCGCGCCTTCGACTTGCTCGAACGCATGGCCGATGCGGGCGGCGAGGTGGGGCTGAGCGAGCTGTCCGCGACCAGCGGGCTCCCCCTACCGACCATTCACCGGCTGATGCGCACACTGGTGGCCTGCGGATACGTCCGTCAGCAGCCGAACCGGCGGTACGCCCTCGGCCCTCGTCTCATCCGGCTCGGCGAGTCCGCGTCCCGGCTGCTCGGCACCTGGGCGCGACCGTACCTGGCACGGCTGGTCGAGGAGACCGGCGAGACCGCGAACATGGCACTGCTGGACGGCGACGAGATCGTGTACGTGGCACAGGTGCCGTCCAAGCACTCGATGCGGATGTTCACGGAGGTGGGACGCCGGGTGCTCCCGCACTCCACGGGGGTGGGCAAGGCGCTGCTGGCGGGGGTGCCCGACAACGAAGTGCGGGCGCTGCTCACCCGCACCGGGATGCCGGCCGCGACGGAGAAGACGATCACCACGCCGGACGGGTTCCTGGCGGCACTTGAGGACGTACGGCAACTGGGGTACGCCGTCGACGACAACGAGCAGGAGATAGGGGTACGGTGCCTCGCGGTGCCCGTACCGGAGTCCCCGACGGCTGCGGCGATCTCCATCTCCGGGCCGGCGGGCCGGGTCACCGAGGCGGCGACGGAGAAGATCGTGCCGGTGCTCCAGCAGGTCGCCCTGGAACTGTCCCAGGCACTGGCCGGTTCCGGCGCGTAG
- a CDS encoding cytochrome P450 family protein produces the protein MNDERVVDLREFGEQLRRDPHPVYAWLRDQGPVHRVRLATPDGDYEPWLIVGYEEARAALTDPRLAKDGSRIGASPVDEQLIGKHLLATDPPQHTRLRSLVARAFTMRRVEQLRPRIQQITDELLDEMLPLGRADLIESLAYPLPITVICELLGVPEMDRVEFRKISTEVVAPTGPDSGYAAIARLAEYLTELIEDKRCAGPSGDLLSDLIRTTSEDGDRLSPQELRGMAFLLLIAGHETTVNLIGNCVLALLTHPGQLAALRADMTLLGGAVEETLRWEGPVENATFRYAAEPLEIAGARIGQDDHVMIGLSAAQRDGGRFADPDRFDIRRDTRGHLAFGHGIHFCLGAPLARLEGRIAIGALLERAPGLAVDGTTDAWLPGMLMRGVRTLPVRW, from the coding sequence ATGAACGACGAACGGGTGGTCGATCTACGGGAGTTCGGAGAGCAGCTGCGCCGCGACCCGCATCCGGTGTACGCGTGGCTGCGCGACCAGGGGCCTGTCCATCGGGTCAGGCTCGCCACGCCGGACGGCGACTACGAGCCTTGGCTGATCGTGGGATACGAGGAGGCGCGGGCGGCCCTCACCGACCCCCGGCTGGCCAAGGACGGCTCCAGGATCGGCGCCAGCCCCGTGGACGAGCAGCTGATCGGCAAGCACTTGCTGGCCACCGACCCGCCGCAGCACACGCGGCTGCGCAGCCTGGTGGCGCGTGCGTTCACCATGCGCCGGGTCGAGCAACTGCGTCCGCGGATCCAGCAGATCACCGATGAACTGCTCGACGAGATGCTGCCGCTCGGCCGTGCCGACCTCATCGAGTCCCTCGCCTATCCGCTGCCCATCACGGTCATCTGCGAGCTGCTCGGGGTCCCGGAGATGGACCGCGTGGAGTTCCGGAAGATTTCCACGGAGGTGGTAGCACCGACCGGCCCGGACAGCGGGTACGCGGCGATCGCTCGACTCGCCGAGTACCTCACGGAACTGATTGAGGACAAGCGCTGCGCCGGTCCGTCGGGCGATCTGCTCAGCGATCTGATCCGCACCACCTCCGAGGACGGTGACCGGCTCTCCCCGCAGGAGCTGCGGGGCATGGCCTTCCTGTTGCTCATCGCCGGCCACGAGACCACGGTCAACCTCATCGGCAACTGCGTTCTCGCCCTGCTCACCCACCCCGGCCAACTGGCTGCCCTGCGCGCCGACATGACCCTCCTCGGCGGAGCGGTGGAGGAGACGCTGCGCTGGGAGGGGCCGGTGGAGAACGCCACGTTCCGGTACGCCGCCGAGCCGCTGGAGATCGCGGGCGCCAGGATCGGGCAGGACGACCACGTGATGATCGGTCTCAGCGCAGCCCAGCGCGACGGTGGGCGCTTCGCCGACCCGGACCGCTTCGACATCCGCCGCGACACCCGGGGCCACCTGGCTTTCGGCCATGGCATCCACTTCTGCCTCGGCGCACCTCTGGCCCGGCTGGAGGGCCGGATCGCGATCGGCGCGCTGTTGGAGCGGGCCCCCGGTCTTGCTGTGGACGGCACGACCGACGCCTGGCTGCCGGGCATGCTCATGCGCGGAGTGAGGACCCTGCCGGTGCGTTGGTAG